From Aedes albopictus strain Foshan chromosome 1, AalbF5, whole genome shotgun sequence, one genomic window encodes:
- the LOC134291181 gene encoding uncharacterized protein LOC134291181 translates to MDEGFLKVEDTSAALADETKYRSLVGALLYISVCARPDIAVSTAILGRKVSAPTDACWMAAKRVVRYLKATKHWRLVYSGSGGGLIGYTDADWAGDASSRKSTTGYVFCYANGAISWASRKQACVTLSSMESEYVALSEATQELVWLRRLMDEMGEREEGPTKVMEDNQSCITFVNSERISRRSKHIETKERFVKQQCELGVLKLEYCPTEHMVADVLTKPLGTTKQRKFSRMLGLITDRGAIR, encoded by the coding sequence ATGGACGAAGGTTTCTTGAAAGTTGAGGACACTAGTGCAGCCTTGGCTGATGAAACTAAATACAGGAGTCTTGTTGGTGCTCTCCTGTACATATCTGTGTGTGCCAGGCCAGATATTGCTGTTAGTACGGCCATACTCGGTCGTAAAGTGAGCGCTCCAACGGACGCATGCTGGATGGCGGCCAAGCGAGTGGTTCGCTATTTAAAAGCCACTAAGCATTGGCGGCTGGTGTACAGCGGATCTGGCGGCGGTTTGATCGGCTATACGGACGCTGATTGGGCCGGCGATGCAAGTTCCAGGAAGTCAACAACCGGGTATGTATTTTGCTATGCAAACGGAGCAATTTCATGGGCCAGTCGAAAACAGGCCTGTGTTACCCTGTCCTCTATGGAGTCAGAGTACGTCGCGCTGAGCGAGGCTACGCAGGAGTTGGTCTGGCTTCGTAGGTTGATGGACGAAATGGGCGAGCGTGAAGAAGGACCAACGAAGGTGATGGAAGACAATCAAAGCTGTATCACTTTTGTAAACTCCGAGCGGATCAGTCGTCGATCGAAACATATCGAGACCAAAGAGCGTTTCGTCAAACAACAGTGCGAGCTAGGAGTTCTGAAGCTTGAGTACTGTCCAACGGAACATATGGTGGCCGACGTTCTTACCAAGCCACTGGGGACCACGAAGCAGCGAAAGTTTTCAAGGATGCTGGGACTGATAACCGATCGTGGCGCCattcgttga